One part of the Sander vitreus isolate 19-12246 chromosome 10, sanVit1, whole genome shotgun sequence genome encodes these proteins:
- the LOC144524350 gene encoding neuronal acetylcholine receptor subunit alpha-7-like — protein sequence MKFWGPCLVGFYICAAMLFKGSLQGEHQRRLYKELLANYNRLERPVVNDSAAILVELGLTLLQIIDVDEKNQVLMTNAWLQLYWTDIYLSWNPENYPGVQNLRFPSDQIWTPDILLYNSADERFDATFHTNVLVNASGYCQYIPPGILKSTCYIDVRWFPFDVQKCDLKFGSWTHNGWLLDLQMLDVDTSTYIPNGEWDLVGVPAKRNELYYECCKEPYPDVTFTVTMRRRTLYYGLNLLIPCVLISGLALLVFLLPADSGEKISLGITVLLSLTVFMLLVAEIMPATSDSVPLIAQYFASTMMIVGMSVVVTVIVLQFHHHDPQGGKMPKWVRVVLLNWCAWFLRMKQPGDERKRPVYSYRHTSHHHTSTSSLEMGTVPSLTMPLSQTSCPPCPTGTTNGSMSHYFGNYHPIESPHCPPSSDSGIALGGRAHGSLSDEAEPPGGVGSGVGGLGMGVGPGMGVSIPPPEIQCILDEVSYIAQRFRDQDKAEAICSEWKFAAAVVDRLCLVAFSLFSIICTFTILMSAPNFIEAVSKDFT from the exons GATCCCTGCAGGGAGAACACCAGAGGAGGCTGTACAAAGAGCTGCTGGCTAACTACAACCGACTGGAGAGACCTGTGGTCAATGACTCAGCAGCCATCCTGGTGGAGCTGGGCCTCACACTGCTTCAGATTATAGACGTG GATGAGAAAAACCAAGTGCTGATGACCAATGCTTGGCTGCAGCTG TACTGGACAGACATCTACCTTAGCTGGAATCCAGAAAACTACCCCGGTGTCCAGAACTTACGATTCCCTTCAGACCAGATCTGGACCCCTGACATCCTCCTTTACAACAG TGCGGACGAGCGGTTTGATGCCACCTTCCACACCAACGTACTGGTGAATGCGTCAGGTTACTGCCAGTACATCCCCCCTGGGATCTTGAAGAGCACCTGCTACATTGACGTGCGTTGGTTCCCCTTTGACGTCCAAAAGTGCGACTTGAAGTTTGGCTCCTGGACGCACAACGGCTGGCTGCTGGACCTCCAGATGCTGGATGTTGACACATCCACCTATATACCCAACGGGGAGTGGGACCTTGTGG GTGTGCCAGCCAAGCGCAATGAGCTGTACTATGAGTGCTGTAAGGAGCCCTACCCTGATGTGACATTCACGGTCACCATGCGCCGCAGGACGCTTTACTATGGCCTCAATTTGCTCATCCCATGTGTGCTGATCTCTGGCTTGGCCCTGCTGGTCTTCCTGCTACCAGCAGACTCTGGAGAAAAGATTTCTCTGG GCATCACTGTGCTCCTTTCGTTAACTGTCTTCATGCTTCTGGTAGCAGAAATCATGCCTGCCACGTCGGACTCTGTTCCTCTCATtg CCCAGTACTTTGCCAGCACCATGATGATAGTGGGAATGTCTGTGGTGGTGACAGTTATAGTCCTGCAGTTTCACCATCATGACCCTCAGGGAGGCAAGATGCCCAAGTGG gTTCGTGTGGTTCTGCTGAACTGGTGTGCATGGTTTCTCCGTATGAAACAACCTGGCGATGAGCGCAAGCGGCCTGTTTACAGCTACCGTCACACCTCCCATCACCACACCAGCACCAGCTCTCTAGAGATGGGCACTGTACCAAGCCTCACTATGCCCCTCTCACAGACATCCTGCCCACCTTGCCCCACAGGCACCACCAACGGTTCCATGAGCCACTACTTCGGCAATTACCACCCCATAGAGAGCCCACACTGCCCACCTTCTAGCGACTCCGGGATAGCACTAGGAGGACGTGCCCATGGCTCCCTCAGTGATGAGGCTGAGCCCCCTGGAGGAGTTGGCAGTGGTGTCGGAGGCCTTGGGATGGGAGTTGGACCTGGTATGGGAGTCAGCATTCCCCCACCAGAGATCCAGTGCATCTTGGATGAGGTGTCGTACATAGCACAGCGGTTCCGTGACCAAGACAAGGCTGAGGCCATCTGCAGCGAGTGGAAGTTTGCAGCGGCGGTGGTGGACCGGCTGTGCCTGGTggccttctctctcttctccatcATTTGTACCTTCACCATCCTTATGTCAGCACCCAACTTCATAGAGGCCGTCTCCAAGGACTTCACATAG